The following coding sequences lie in one Cannabis sativa cultivar Pink pepper isolate KNU-18-1 chromosome 5, ASM2916894v1, whole genome shotgun sequence genomic window:
- the LOC115717811 gene encoding uncharacterized protein LOC115717811: MAFPRNSHNNMLEGLSTSRAPFFDGVDFPYWKIRMETFLQSIDYDLWHIVRYGPYIPMHVVDGVETIKKYDAYNENDKKMMSKNAKAKYALICGLDRDIFKNIEHASSPHDMWKMLEDMVTKILRILTKAYQGKVVAIQEAKDLSTLPLEELIGSLINHEIFMNAQEEEEVDKKKKNTIAFKSTSHDDSEASEDGDSDMEDITLLTKNFKKFLKFKKNANRFYKGSNSRESSRKDDQIICYECKKLGHMITDCPLRKRSRRRAMMATWSESEKESSEDEQHEIANTCFMAIDDKVSNPNHTSDFESESDDDALDMSYDELSKSFNDLFVDFEKLLAKNSTQRKKISLLLEEVEALKVKENEFLIETQCNNCSLFEKDLVNLKAKIDDLKKVIMQIFGELWTYL, encoded by the exons atggcgtttccaagaAATTCACATAATAACATGCTAGAAGGTTTAAGCACGAGTAGAGCACCATTCTTTGATGGGGTAgactttccttattggaaaattagaatggaaacgtTTCTTCAATCCATTGattatgatttgtggcatattgtacGTTATGGTCCTTACATTCCTATGCATGTTGTAGATGGTGTAGAAACTATAAAGAAATATGATGCATAtaatgaaaatgataagaagaTGATGTCTAAGAATGCTAAGGCTAAGTATGCTTTAATATGTGGACTAGATagagatatatttaaaaatattgagcaTGCCTCCTCGCCTCATGACATGTGGAAAATGTTAGAA gatatggtgaccaaaATTTTGAGAATTCTCACCAAAGCCTACCAAGGCAAAGTAGTTGCCATCCAAGAAGCCAAGGACCTCTCAACTCTACCATTGGAAGAGCTCATTGGTTCTCTCATAAATCATGAGATTTTCATGaatgctcaagaagaagaggaagttgataaaaagaagaagaacacaATTGCATTCAAATCCACTTCACATGATGATAGTGAAGCTAGTGAGGATGGTGATAGTGATATGGAGGATATAACCCTACTGACAAAGAACTTTAAGAAGTTTTTGAAgttcaagaagaatgcaaatAGATTTTACAAAGGGAGTAACTCAAGGGAGAGCTCAAGAAAAGATGATCAAATTATTTGCTATGAATGCAAAAAGCTCGGTCATATGATAACGGATTGTCCTTTGAGAAAGAGGAGTAGAAGAAGGGCAATGATGGCTACTTGGAGTGAAAGCGAGAAAGAAAGTTCCGAAGATGAACAACATGAGATAGCCAACACTTGCTTTATGGCCATTGATGATAAGGTAAGTAATCCTAACCATACAAGTGATTTTGAAAGTGAAAGTGATGATGATGCACTTGATATGTCTTATGATGAATTATCAAAATCCTTCAATGATTtgtttgttgattttgaaaaattgctTGCTAAGAACTCAactcaaagaaagaaaataagtttATTGCTTGAAGAAGTTGAGGCTTTGAAAGTCAAAGAAAATGAGTTTTTGATTGAAACCCAATGCAATAATTGTTCCTTATTTGAAAAAGATCTTGTAAACTTGAAAGCTaaaattgatgatttaaaaaag GTCATTATGCaaatttttggtgaactttggacatACCTTTGA
- the LOC115717810 gene encoding LOW QUALITY PROTEIN: uncharacterized protein LOC115717810 (The sequence of the model RefSeq protein was modified relative to this genomic sequence to represent the inferred CDS: inserted 2 bases in 1 codon; substituted 1 base at 1 genomic stop codon), which translates to MLEAKLPGSNLKASPHIESRIKTLKGNYSCLAELLLLSGFNWDEVHSTLVCEKSVFDEYVKKXKDASGXGKSFPYYHKLAEIYGRDRATGANACNADDDEEEIRHDDATGVEFGVDDNINDGGDDEEIDEFDGISNTQQPTNMRRHKSTESTTNNQKSGKNKKSKVIDSISTNIAALAESVSEIVPK; encoded by the exons ATGCTAGAGGCAAAATTACCAGGTTCTAACTTGAAGGCATCGCCTCATATTGAATCACGTATTAAGACTTTGAAGGGAAATTATTCTTGTTTAgcagaattattattattaagtggTTTCAATTGGGATGAAGTACATAGTACGTTAGTGTGTGAGAAAAGTGTATTTGATGAGTATGTGAAG AAATGAAAAGATGCAAGTGG TGGAAAATCATTCCCTTACTACCACAAGCTAGCAGAAATATATGGACGAGATCGTGCTACTGGGGCAAATGCTTGTAATgcagatgatgatgaagaagaaataCGCCATGATGATGCAACTGGTGTGGAATTTGGAGTTGATGATAACATAAATGATGGTGGAGATGATGAAGAAATAGATGAGTTTGATGGTATCTCAAATACTCAACAACCAACTAATATGCGTCGACATAAATCTACTGAGAGTACTACCAATAATCAAAAGTCTGGTAAGAATAAAAAATCTAAGGTTATCGATAGTATCTCTACAAATATTGCTGCATTGGCAGAATCTGTATCTGAAATTgtccctaaataa